The nucleotide window AAAACCGCCACACCAGAGGCCGCTCCGGATGTCCGCTGGCGTTTGCCCCTAAACAGCGCGAGAGTGTCGGTTCGGGCGCCGGAGCGGAACCGGGAAGGGGAGGCCAAGGGCATGTCGGGCATGCAGCAGGCAACGAACCGCCGCGAGGAAGGCGCTTGGGCGCGCCGGCACAACCATGCCCTGGTGTCCCTGGCCCGGCAGGTCTGGCACCAGGACTGTTCCCTGGCCAGCGCCTACGCCGTGATCTGCGAAACCGCGGCTGAGACGCTGGAAGTCGAACGGGTCAACGTCTGGCGCTGCGACGGGCCCGACGCCCTTCGCTGCGTGCACAGCTACGACCGCGCCGGCCGTCGCCACAATCCGCCGGGTTACGAAGAAACCATCCGCCCGCTCGGCGCCTACGCGCAGATGCTGGGCGAAGTGCGGGTGATCGACGCCGCCGATGTCGCCACGCATACCGCGCTGAGCGGCGAAGACACCTCGCTGGCCCACTACCTGCGCCGCCATAACGTGCGTTCGCTGCTCGACGCCCCGATGCGCTGCGAGGGCGAATTGATCGGCGTGGTCTGCCACGAGCAGGTTGGCGCGGCACGCGTCTGGACGCCGGAGGACGAGGCATTCGCCGGCAGCATCGGCGACTACGCGGCCATGGCCTACGAGACCCAGCGCCGGCGCGAGGCCGAGGGCCGTTTGCGCTATTTGGAACTGCACGATCCGCATACCGATCTGCCCAATCGCGACCACCTGCTCGAAGTCGCGCATACGGCTTTGCGTCCCCTGCACGGCGACACTGCCGGCGTGGCCGCGATCCACCTGCAGGTAGACACGCTGATGGGCGCCGAGGACGCCTCCGACGCGGGTGCCGACGTGCTGGTCGCCATCGCCGACCGCCTGCGCGAGGCATTCTGCGAAACCGCAACCCTCGCGCGCGTGCGCAGCGACGGCTTCGCGCTGCTGCCGCACCGCCACCTGCACGAAACCGAAGCGCTCAACCTGGCCGAGCGCTGCATCGAACTGATCCGCGACACTGCGGTCGCCGCCGGCGCGCCGCATGCCGTTGCGGCTGCCGGCATCGCCTTTTCGCGCGACTTGGTCGCGCCTTCGGCCGACGCGCTGCTGCGCAATGCGGAGCTGGCCAGCCAGCGTGCGCGCCAGGGCAGCGCCGACCGCTGCGAAGTGTTCGACGCCGAGCATCACCGCGGCCTGTTGGCGCGCATGCGCACCGAGCAGTCTTTGCGCGATGCCTTTGCGGCCGGACGCATGCAGGTGCACTACCAGCCCGAAATCGACCTGCGCGACGGCCGCTGGCGCGCCGCGGAAGCGTTGCTGCGCTGGCGCGACGAACAGGGCGAGTTGCGCTCGGCCGGCGAGTTCGTCGATATCGCCGAAGCCTCGGGCCTGATCGTGCCGCTGGGCCGATGGGTATTGGCCGAGGCCTGCCGCGCCGCGACCGCATGGCCGATGCGCGAAGGCCGGGCGCCGCTGCTGCGCGTCAACGTGTCGGCGCGGCAGTTCGAACAGCCCGGCTTGCTGCAGGACGTGACCCAGGCGTTGCTGGCGTCGGGCCTGCCCGCGCAGCAGCTATGCCTGGAGTTGACCGAGACCTCGCTGCTGCGAGACGAAATGGCCGCCGCGCATACCCTGTCGCGTCTGCGCGGCTTGGGCGTCGGGGTGGCGCTGGACGATTTCGGAAGCGGCTACTCGTCGCTGTCCTATCTCAAGCATCTGCCGATCGATGCGCTCAAGCTCGATCAGGGTTTCGTCGCAGGTCTGCCGACCGACCGTTACGACTTGGCGATCGTGCAGGCGATCGCGGGCTTGGCGAAGCAGGTCGGCATA belongs to Luteimonas galliterrae and includes:
- a CDS encoding putative bifunctional diguanylate cyclase/phosphodiesterase, translating into MSGMQQATNRREEGAWARRHNHALVSLARQVWHQDCSLASAYAVICETAAETLEVERVNVWRCDGPDALRCVHSYDRAGRRHNPPGYEETIRPLGAYAQMLGEVRVIDAADVATHTALSGEDTSLAHYLRRHNVRSLLDAPMRCEGELIGVVCHEQVGAARVWTPEDEAFAGSIGDYAAMAYETQRRREAEGRLRYLELHDPHTDLPNRDHLLEVAHTALRPLHGDTAGVAAIHLQVDTLMGAEDASDAGADVLVAIADRLREAFCETATLARVRSDGFALLPHRHLHETEALNLAERCIELIRDTAVAAGAPHAVAAAGIAFSRDLVAPSADALLRNAELASQRARQGSADRCEVFDAEHHRGLLARMRTEQSLRDAFAAGRMQVHYQPEIDLRDGRWRAAEALLRWRDEQGELRSAGEFVDIAEASGLIVPLGRWVLAEACRAATAWPMREGRAPLLRVNVSARQFEQPGLLQDVTQALLASGLPAQQLCLELTETSLLRDEMAAAHTLSRLRGLGVGVALDDFGSGYSSLSYLKHLPIDALKLDQGFVAGLPTDRYDLAIVQAIAGLAKQVGIEVVAEGVENEAQADALRECGIARAQGHLFAPALTEEALLQRFGDAV